A single window of Bordetella genomosp. 11 DNA harbors:
- a CDS encoding FadR/GntR family transcriptional regulator — protein sequence MPPALRNANLTEKLSEILARQIESGERAPGSRLPTEEQLAAEYGVSRTVIREGIARLKSDGLVTTRQGLGAFVAETLTAAPFRIMAGAESPQQTVQQVFELRIGVETQAAALAAERATATQLREIRAALKELEHVQKHGGDGVEQDMRFHRAIARATNNRVYDDFTRFLERHVRAQLSISRGNSSIAGWLQAVQQEHQAIYDAIAARDSAAAATAAGAHLRNGMERLRKFHAH from the coding sequence ATGCCGCCTGCCCTGCGCAATGCCAACCTGACGGAAAAGCTCAGCGAGATCCTGGCACGCCAGATCGAGTCGGGCGAGCGCGCACCCGGCAGCCGGCTTCCCACCGAGGAACAGCTCGCCGCGGAGTACGGTGTCAGCCGCACCGTCATACGCGAAGGCATCGCCCGCCTGAAATCCGACGGGCTGGTCACCACCCGGCAAGGCCTGGGCGCCTTCGTCGCCGAAACCCTTACCGCCGCGCCTTTTCGCATCATGGCCGGCGCCGAATCGCCGCAACAAACCGTCCAGCAGGTCTTCGAGCTGCGGATCGGGGTGGAGACGCAAGCGGCGGCGCTGGCCGCCGAACGGGCCACCGCCACGCAGTTGCGCGAAATCCGCGCCGCCCTGAAAGAGCTGGAACACGTGCAGAAGCACGGCGGCGACGGCGTGGAGCAGGACATGCGCTTTCATCGCGCCATCGCACGCGCCACCAACAACCGCGTCTACGACGACTTCACGCGTTTCCTGGAGCGCCATGTCCGCGCGCAATTGAGCATCAGCCGCGGCAACAGCAGCATTGCCGGCTGGCTGCAGGCGGTGCAACAGGAACACCAGGCGATCTACGACGCCATCGCCGCGCGCGACAGCGCGGCGGCCGCGACGGCCGCCGGCGCGCACCTGCGCAACGGCATGGAGCGGCTGCGCAAGTTCCACGCCCATTAG